One segment of Candidatus Blochmannia ocreatus DNA contains the following:
- the uppP gene encoding undecaprenyl-diphosphatase UppP yields the protein MYLYIHKLIIVFILGIVEGLTEFLPISSTGHMIMVKNLLNCTDDSMINFVIVIQFGVVISIVLTFWKKLCAMHIICINNFFSKIHVDIQHFCIQHILLGTFPGIILGIILYESIRYIFDITYIIYGLIFGSVFLLIGELYYFKTPSCTFDIDKMTYAQALLIGCCQCLAFLPGFSRSGATIGAGLLVGLNRRVSTEFSFFIAIPVIFGAIVCTIYQCRLFFNNIQDILLLIIGSGAAFVISFFTIKYFLKIIQKISFIPFIIYRILLAGFIYLKIMPNN from the coding sequence ATGTATTTATACATACATAAATTAATTATAGTGTTTATATTAGGGATAGTAGAAGGTTTAACTGAATTTTTACCTATTTCTTCGACAGGACATATGATTATGGTTAAAAATCTTCTTAATTGCACCGATGATTCTATGATTAATTTTGTTATAGTTATACAATTTGGTGTTGTTATATCTATAGTATTGACATTTTGGAAGAAATTGTGTGCTATGCATATTATCTGTATAAACAATTTTTTTTCTAAAATACATGTTGATATACAACATTTTTGTATTCAACATATATTGTTAGGAACGTTTCCTGGAATAATATTAGGTATAATTTTGTATGAAAGTATCAGATATATCTTTGATATAACATATATTATATATGGCTTGATATTTGGCAGTGTATTTTTGTTAATTGGAGAATTATATTATTTTAAAACACCTTCCTGTACTTTTGATATTGATAAAATGACGTATGCACAAGCATTATTAATTGGATGTTGTCAATGCTTAGCTTTTTTACCAGGATTTTCTCGATCCGGGGCTACTATTGGAGCAGGATTATTAGTAGGTTTAAACCGACGTGTATCAACAGAATTTTCTTTTTTTATAGCAATACCTGTTATATTTGGGGCTATAGTATGCACTATATATCAGTGTAGATTATTTTTTAATAATATACAGGACATTTTATTATTAATTATTGGCAGCGGTGCAGCATTTGTTATTTCTTTTTTTACTATTAAATATTTTTTAAAAATAATTCAAAAAATTTCATTTATTCCCTTTATAATATATCGAATTTTATTAGCGGGGTTTATTTATTTAAAGATTATGCCTAACAATTAG
- a CDS encoding multifunctional CCA addition/repair protein, which translates to MKKYLVGGAVRDMLLKLPIKEKDWVIVGSNPQEMLNTGYSQVGKDFPVFLHPKTHEEYALARTERKSGLGYTGFICNTTSSITIEEDLYRRDLTINAMAYDPNTNVIIDPYHGQQDIQLRLLRHVSHTFNEDPLRVLRVARFAAKLAYMHFTIAPDTLALMKTMSKELITIPSERIWTETKKALITNSPQIYFKILYYCGALKILFPEINMLFNKFSIAENHTEMNIGAYTMQALSKIAFLTNDINIRFSILCRDLDTKFFFNKTQNNINTNYINKKQSGISNIRNLCNRLKIPNKIRNFAETVSKYRNYLYNFKQLPSEILIILFNNFDCWHYPNKIEKIILINKSNITKYKKFQNDALSDQEKFLRSAFSIAQKISTVNIINDGFTGVNISKELYLRRLHALNTWRHKK; encoded by the coding sequence ATGAAAAAATATTTAGTAGGTGGGGCAGTACGAGATATGTTGCTAAAATTACCAATTAAAGAAAAAGACTGGGTAATAGTCGGATCTAATCCACAAGAAATGCTAAATACAGGTTATTCGCAAGTTGGAAAAGACTTTCCGGTATTTTTACACCCTAAAACTCATGAAGAATATGCATTGGCGCGCACTGAAAGAAAATCAGGATTAGGATATACTGGATTTATATGTAACACTACTTCTTCTATTACTATAGAAGAAGATTTATATCGTAGAGATTTAACGATTAATGCTATGGCTTATGATCCAAATACTAACGTTATTATAGATCCTTATCACGGACAACAAGATATACAATTAAGATTATTACGACATGTGTCTCACACATTTAATGAAGATCCATTACGAGTATTAAGAGTAGCAAGATTCGCCGCAAAACTAGCATACATGCATTTTACTATAGCACCAGATACTTTAGCTCTAATGAAAACAATGTCTAAAGAACTAATTACTATACCCTCAGAAAGGATCTGGACAGAAACAAAAAAAGCGTTAATTACTAATAGCCCACAGATATATTTTAAAATCTTATATTATTGCGGAGCCTTAAAAATTTTATTTCCTGAAATAAATATGTTATTTAATAAATTTTCTATTGCAGAAAATCATACTGAAATGAACATTGGTGCATATACTATGCAAGCGCTTTCTAAAATTGCATTTTTAACAAATGACATTAATATACGTTTTTCTATATTATGTCGAGATTTAGATACAAAATTTTTTTTTAACAAAACACAAAACAATATAAATACTAACTATATAAATAAAAAACAATCAGGAATTTCTAATATTAGAAATTTATGTAATAGATTAAAAATACCAAATAAAATTAGAAATTTTGCAGAAACTGTTTCAAAATACCGAAATTATTTATATAACTTTAAACAATTGCCTTCAGAAATATTAATAATTTTATTTAATAATTTTGACTGTTGGCACTATCCGAACAAAATAGAAAAAATAATATTAATCAATAAATCTAATATAACTAAATATAAAAAATTCCAAAATGATGCATTATCTGATCAAGAAAAATTTTTACGTAGCGCCTTTAGTATAGCTCAAAAAATTTCTACAGTTAATATCATTAACGATGGATTTACTGGAGTCAACATAAGTAAAGAGCTATACTTAAGACGTTTACATGCTTTGAACACATGGAGACACAAAAAATAA
- the hldE gene encoding bifunctional D-glycero-beta-D-manno-heptose-7-phosphate kinase/D-glycero-beta-D-manno-heptose 1-phosphate adenylyltransferase HldE: MTVVFPDFSQSNVLIVGDIMLDRYWYGVSNRISPEAPVPIVKVDKILDKPGGAANVAMNIASLGARSRLLGLTGSDEAAKILGKQLSQSNIDWDFITIKECPTIIKLRIISHNQQLIRLDFENNFNKVNAKELFERAKLYLPECKILVLSDYAKGSLSCIEDLIKLARCINIPVVIDPKGTQFTRYSGATILTPNISEFEAAAGLCYTEKVLISRAQEIIIDYDLHAILLTRSEQGMTLFIKDRDPLYFTTHAKDVYDVTGAGDTVVGVLSAALASGVRLEQACFLANLAAGAVVKKFGTATTNVSEIKNVMSKCISANVTLGILDENTLKKEIALVRDRGEKIVMTNGVFDVLHSGHISYLTNAKKLGDKLIVAVNSDDSTKRLKGKNRPINTLEKRMFVLAALSAVDWVVSFSEDTPTRLIVNLSPDVLVKGGDYNVADIKGGAEVLRQGGQVCALDFCPDDSSSNIISMIQKKDKEK, translated from the coding sequence ATGACTGTAGTTTTTCCAGATTTTTCTCAGTCTAATGTATTGATTGTAGGAGATATTATGTTAGACCGATATTGGTATGGAGTATCTAATAGGATTTCTCCAGAAGCGCCTGTACCTATTGTTAAAGTTGATAAGATTCTAGATAAACCAGGTGGAGCTGCTAATGTTGCAATGAATATTGCGTCTTTAGGTGCTCGATCAAGATTGTTAGGATTAACTGGATCGGATGAAGCTGCAAAAATTTTGGGAAAACAGTTAAGTCAGTCAAATATAGATTGGGATTTTATTACTATTAAAGAATGTCCTACTATAATAAAATTACGTATTATTTCACATAATCAGCAACTAATTAGATTAGATTTTGAGAATAATTTTAATAAAGTTAATGCTAAAGAATTATTTGAACGGGCAAAATTATATTTGCCTGAATGTAAAATTTTGGTATTATCTGACTACGCAAAAGGTTCGTTAAGTTGTATAGAAGATCTAATTAAATTAGCACGTTGTATTAATATACCTGTTGTAATAGATCCTAAAGGGACACAGTTTACTCGATATAGTGGAGCTACTATATTAACGCCTAATATATCAGAATTTGAAGCTGCAGCCGGATTGTGTTATACCGAAAAGGTATTAATTAGTAGAGCACAGGAAATCATAATTGATTATGATTTACATGCCATATTACTTACTCGTTCTGAGCAAGGTATGACTCTATTTATAAAGGATAGAGATCCGTTATATTTTACCACACACGCGAAAGATGTATACGATGTAACTGGCGCTGGGGATACAGTGGTTGGAGTCCTATCCGCCGCGTTAGCTTCAGGTGTTAGATTAGAACAAGCATGTTTTTTAGCTAATTTAGCTGCTGGAGCTGTAGTGAAAAAGTTTGGTACCGCTACTACTAATGTATCAGAAATTAAAAATGTTATGAGTAAATGCATTAGCGCTAATGTAACATTGGGAATATTAGATGAAAATACATTGAAAAAAGAAATAGCCTTAGTTCGTGATAGAGGAGAAAAAATAGTAATGACTAATGGTGTATTTGATGTATTGCATTCTGGCCATATTAGTTATTTAACTAATGCCAAGAAACTTGGAGATAAATTGATTGTAGCTGTTAATAGTGATGATTCAACAAAACGTTTAAAAGGTAAAAATAGACCTATTAATACTTTAGAAAAACGTATGTTTGTGCTAGCTGCTTTATCAGCAGTAGATTGGGTGGTATCTTTTAGTGAAGATACTCCAACTAGATTAATTGTAAATTTATCTCCGGATGTTTTAGTAAAAGGCGGTGATTATAACGTTGCTGATATTAAAGGAGGCGCAGAAGTGTTACGTCAAGGAGGACAAGTGTGTGCATTAGATTTTTGTCCTGATGATTCTAGTAGCAATATAATTTCTATGATTCAAAAAAAAGATAAGGAAAAATGA